From a region of the Paenibacillus sp. R14(2021) genome:
- a CDS encoding N-acetyltransferase: protein MIRMLKPGEAPPYALLLLADPDRSVIEAYVHRSVCFVAELENETICACLLLAAGPDTMEIINIAVREDHQGRGFGKRLIEHAVRYSAELGYRQMHIGTGNSSLQQLALYQKCGFRIVGVEPDYFIKHYAEPIYENGIPCRDRIHLRKRW from the coding sequence ATGATTCGAATGTTGAAGCCCGGGGAAGCGCCGCCTTATGCGCTGCTTCTGCTTGCTGATCCGGATCGCTCGGTTATTGAAGCCTATGTGCATCGGAGCGTCTGCTTCGTAGCGGAATTGGAGAATGAAACTATTTGCGCCTGTCTGCTGCTGGCCGCTGGACCGGATACGATGGAAATCATAAATATAGCGGTACGCGAGGATCATCAGGGCAGAGGCTTCGGGAAGCGGCTCATCGAGCACGCGGTCCGGTACAGCGCGGAGCTCGGTTATCGGCAGATGCACATTGGAACCGGCAACTCCAGCCTTCAGCAGCTGGCCTTGTACCAGAAATGCGGCTTTCGTATCGTCGGCGTGGAGCCGGATTATTTTATCAAGCATTACGCGGAGCCGATCTACGAGAACGGCATTCCGTGCAGGGATAGGATCCATCTTCGAAAACGGTGGTAA
- a CDS encoding DNA polymerase IV — protein sequence MSRQIFLIDGQSFYASLEKAAHPEYRDKPVAVGDPSRMNGIILAACPIAKSRGVTTASRVGEALARCPELVVIRPRMGTYIQISLLITEIFESYTELVEPYSIDEQFLDVTGSLEYFGSPEELAACIQHDVLLSTGVLSRVGIGPTKILAKMATDNYAKKIPEGVFELSYDKLESTLWQLPVHQMFMVASAMTRHFTRMGLSYIGDIARMDFGEFKRRMRREMGKQSDIQAGYYWQTARGIDPSPVEAGIRHQLKSVSHGKALRWNLYRELADIEVVLLELVVEVCQRTRRNRFLGAVVSVAAAETDGVRSSWFSRQMTLPQPTSLTHEVAAAVLKLFKAHWSGRPVSRLSIALSQLTDDSAIQLTLFEDRARAYRKERVIDEIKDRYGSDAIMRASSLLDAGVARERAEQIGGHYK from the coding sequence ATGTCGAGGCAAATCTTCCTGATCGACGGACAGTCATTCTATGCCTCCCTGGAGAAGGCTGCCCACCCGGAGTATCGCGATAAACCGGTTGCCGTAGGCGATCCGTCAAGGATGAACGGCATTATACTCGCGGCGTGTCCCATCGCCAAGTCCCGCGGCGTGACCACGGCGTCGCGCGTCGGAGAGGCGCTTGCCCGGTGTCCGGAGCTTGTCGTAATCCGGCCCCGGATGGGAACGTATATCCAAATCTCTTTATTGATTACCGAAATTTTTGAATCGTATACGGAGCTGGTGGAGCCTTACAGCATCGATGAGCAGTTTCTCGACGTCACGGGTTCTCTGGAATATTTCGGCTCTCCGGAGGAGCTGGCTGCGTGCATCCAGCACGATGTTCTCCTGTCGACGGGCGTTCTGTCGCGGGTCGGTATCGGACCTACGAAGATTCTGGCCAAGATGGCTACCGACAATTATGCCAAAAAAATACCGGAAGGCGTCTTCGAGCTCTCGTACGACAAGCTGGAATCCACGCTGTGGCAGCTTCCGGTGCATCAGATGTTCATGGTCGCCTCGGCGATGACGCGTCACTTCACCCGGATGGGGTTATCGTATATCGGCGATATCGCCCGTATGGATTTCGGCGAGTTCAAGCGGCGCATGCGGCGCGAGATGGGCAAGCAGAGCGACATTCAGGCGGGTTACTATTGGCAGACGGCACGGGGCATCGACCCGAGCCCCGTGGAAGCGGGCATCCGGCATCAGCTGAAATCCGTCAGCCACGGCAAGGCGCTTCGCTGGAATCTGTACCGCGAGCTGGCGGATATCGAGGTCGTACTGCTGGAATTGGTCGTGGAGGTTTGCCAGCGCACGAGGCGGAATCGATTCCTCGGCGCGGTCGTATCGGTCGCGGCTGCGGAAACCGACGGCGTCCGCTCCAGCTGGTTCAGCCGGCAGATGACACTGCCGCAGCCGACGTCATTGACTCACGAGGTGGCGGCCGCCGTGCTGAAGCTGTTCAAGGCGCACTGGAGCGGGCGGCCCGTGAGCCGGCTCAGTATTGCATTGTCGCAGCTGACGGACGACAGCGCCATTCAGCTGACGCTGTTTGAGGATCGGGCCCGCGCTTACCGCAAGGAACGGGTTATCGACGAGATCAAAGACCGCTACGGGAGCGATGCGATTATGCGCGCCTCCTCGCTGCTGGATGCCGGCGTGGCGCGGGAAAGGGCAGAGCAAATTGGAGGACACTACAAATGA
- a CDS encoding DUF4362 domain-containing protein: MKKKILLPFLLAAVLLSGCQRSAFGSGGAEGFPIPTKPYTVEQAIQNGDVVNDHGTYRNLGKWRQFLTAVKKHRFKHEQVRITEYSLEGAPIFSELTYDGQRIHFTYDNAMDPLGTNLGRPSAVCAGVDLKSQNDGPKTYLLTGCDTQIGQYFQFYEEPED; encoded by the coding sequence ATGAAGAAGAAGATACTCCTGCCGTTCTTGCTGGCGGCCGTATTATTGTCGGGCTGTCAGCGATCTGCGTTCGGGAGCGGCGGTGCGGAAGGGTTTCCGATACCAACGAAGCCCTATACCGTGGAGCAGGCTATTCAGAACGGCGACGTCGTGAACGATCACGGCACATACAGAAACCTGGGGAAATGGCGTCAATTTCTGACCGCCGTGAAGAAGCATAGGTTCAAGCATGAGCAGGTGCGCATCACCGAATACTCCCTCGAAGGTGCCCCGATCTTCAGCGAGCTGACGTATGACGGCCAGCGTATTCATTTTACATACGATAACGCCATGGATCCGCTTGGAACGAATCTAGGCAGGCCAAGCGCAGTGTGCGCCGGCGTTGATTTGAAGAGCCAGAACGATGGCCCGAAGACATACCTATTGACGGGGTGCGATACGCAAATCGGCCAATATTTTCAATTTTATGAAGAACCGGAAGACTGA
- a CDS encoding MFS transporter, whose protein sequence is MWTYTVNLVRDLSPGVKRFIATESLFGIGAGIFSLILNLHLLDLGFSKGAIGQITSLGALTVGLTSLPAGYVVKRVGRKPMLVAGMLLAFLSLVLFGFGTTMTEVTAAQLIWSLGITAIVNSEIQLIFQYCRSKKEETSAYSLLFAMFTFFTGVGTWIGGYLPDWLPGHSTVYQYAFFVAGGCLGLSGILRGLLLPSTNARADEGAEAGAGGSLAEQPAARKKGHSLYFLLILSLLIFNGGFTFGLLSPFLNVILKFRFHMEDGNISGLLALSGFFFFVGSIAMPYLVEKWGSRKTFVVLFLYNVLVVALMAAAMPAAVFAVLLLLRGTGFTMLNNLTDSECMSAVAEGERNLFAGMRTVSRSIGNTIASYWAGYILAGNHYSLPFILTAAAVLIGYIIYAWLVQGMLDRRLQEQQAQGQV, encoded by the coding sequence ATGTGGACGTATACGGTTAATTTAGTCCGTGATTTATCTCCGGGCGTGAAGCGATTCATTGCAACGGAAAGTTTGTTTGGCATTGGGGCAGGGATATTCAGTCTCATTCTAAATTTGCATTTGCTGGATCTCGGGTTCTCCAAAGGTGCGATTGGACAGATCACCTCACTCGGCGCACTGACGGTCGGCCTGACGAGCTTGCCGGCGGGCTACGTTGTGAAGCGTGTCGGGCGTAAACCGATGCTCGTCGCCGGCATGCTGCTTGCGTTTCTGTCGCTAGTGCTATTCGGCTTCGGAACGACGATGACGGAAGTCACCGCAGCGCAGCTGATCTGGTCGCTTGGCATTACGGCAATCGTAAATTCCGAAATTCAATTAATCTTCCAATATTGCCGAAGCAAGAAGGAAGAGACGAGCGCGTATTCGCTGCTGTTCGCCATGTTTACGTTCTTCACCGGCGTCGGCACGTGGATCGGCGGTTATTTGCCGGATTGGCTCCCTGGGCATTCCACGGTCTATCAATATGCGTTCTTCGTCGCGGGTGGATGCCTCGGCTTGTCCGGCATTTTACGAGGACTGCTGCTCCCGTCCACGAATGCGAGAGCGGATGAGGGTGCAGAAGCGGGAGCTGGCGGAAGCCTCGCGGAGCAGCCAGCTGCGCGGAAGAAAGGGCACTCGTTATACTTCCTGCTCATTCTCTCGCTGCTTATATTTAACGGCGGTTTTACGTTCGGGCTGCTCAGTCCCTTTCTGAATGTCATACTGAAGTTCCGCTTTCATATGGAGGACGGGAATATTTCCGGTTTGCTGGCGCTGTCCGGCTTCTTCTTCTTCGTAGGGTCGATCGCGATGCCTTATCTCGTGGAGAAGTGGGGCAGCCGCAAGACATTCGTCGTGCTGTTTCTCTATAATGTTCTCGTCGTAGCGCTGATGGCGGCCGCCATGCCGGCTGCCGTGTTCGCCGTGCTGCTGCTCCTGCGGGGAACGGGCTTCACGATGCTGAACAATTTAACCGACAGCGAATGCATGTCGGCTGTAGCCGAAGGGGAGCGCAATCTATTCGCGGGTATGCGGACGGTGTCCCGCAGCATCGGCAATACGATCGCATCGTATTGGGCAGGTTATATTTTGGCTGGGAATCATTATTCGCTGCCTTTCATTCTGACAGCTGCGGCTGTGTTGATCGGGTATATCATCTATGCCTGGCTGGTGCAGGGAATGTTGGATCGACGGCTGCAAGAACAGCAAGCGCAAGGACAGGTGTGA
- a CDS encoding class I SAM-dependent methyltransferase: MNSKERFSDRVDTYVKFRPSYPVEAIDHLYAVVGLRPDSVVADVGAGTGIFSKLLLERGSSIIAVEPNNEMRSAAEATLAQESNFLAVCGSAEATTLTNQSVDFIVCAQAFHWFDRPAAQAEFKRILKPGGQAVLIWNSRLTQGTPFREGYDDLLRRFATDYEQMTHKNISSADLAAFFKPETMQEARFTMRQAFDYESLKGRLQSSSYSPMPGHPHYEPMIAALRELFDANAEDGKIQFDYETEVYWGEV; the protein is encoded by the coding sequence ATGAATAGCAAGGAACGATTCTCGGATCGGGTGGATACGTATGTGAAGTTTCGTCCGAGCTATCCGGTGGAGGCCATCGACCATTTGTACGCTGTGGTTGGCTTGCGGCCGGATTCGGTCGTGGCAGACGTGGGTGCAGGAACAGGGATTTTCTCGAAGCTGCTTCTCGAACGAGGAAGCAGCATTATCGCGGTGGAGCCAAACAACGAAATGCGGTCAGCGGCGGAAGCGACCCTGGCGCAGGAATCGAATTTTCTCGCGGTGTGCGGATCAGCCGAGGCGACTACGTTGACGAACCAGTCCGTGGATTTCATCGTATGCGCGCAGGCGTTTCATTGGTTTGACCGGCCGGCGGCGCAAGCGGAGTTTAAACGGATTCTGAAGCCCGGCGGGCAAGCCGTGCTGATCTGGAATTCGCGGCTTACGCAGGGCACTCCGTTCCGAGAGGGATATGACGATCTGCTGCGCAGATTCGCGACCGACTACGAGCAGATGACGCACAAAAACATCTCTTCTGCGGATCTCGCTGCCTTCTTCAAGCCGGAGACGATGCAGGAAGCCCGGTTTACGATGCGTCAAGCGTTCGATTACGAAAGCTTGAAGGGGCGGCTGCAATCTTCCTCCTACAGCCCGATGCCCGGCCATCCGCATTATGAGCCGATGATTGCGGCGCTGCGGGAGCTCTTCGATGCAAATGCGGAGGACGGTAAGATTCAGTTTGACTACGAGACGGAAGTGTATTGGGGCGAGGTTTGA
- a CDS encoding methylenetetrahydrofolate reductase, which translates to MWKSSGEDVAQVLRDKIKAKQTGILTYGMTPPKADNTPEKLAEIARKQCERINELQIDALILYDVQEEADRMEEERPFPYTQMIDPVTYSGTYFNQLTVPKIIYRSVGKYTESQFEDWLKTGSEQERYSVFVGSSSSKQQVNLALDEAYALSKPFHDELTLGGVVIPERHMVKHDEHVRVVNKMKNGCSFFVSQATYNVEASKNFLSDYYYYCTANELEMVPILFNIAPCGSAKTLEFMKWLGISIPKWLENDLKYSHDVLDKSIKLTQKIFEELLEFGIEKGIPVGCSVESVSTRKVEIEASIQLVKDIKTIMDKRVSSPAIMI; encoded by the coding sequence ATGTGGAAATCATCGGGTGAGGACGTGGCGCAGGTGTTGAGAGACAAAATAAAAGCAAAGCAAACCGGGATTTTGACGTATGGCATGACGCCTCCGAAGGCAGATAATACGCCGGAGAAGCTTGCAGAGATTGCACGAAAGCAGTGCGAGCGTATCAATGAGTTACAGATTGACGCCTTGATCCTGTATGACGTCCAAGAGGAAGCGGACCGGATGGAAGAGGAGAGGCCATTCCCTTATACCCAAATGATCGACCCGGTTACCTACAGCGGCACCTATTTTAACCAGCTGACGGTTCCCAAGATCATTTATCGAAGCGTAGGCAAATATACGGAATCGCAGTTCGAGGACTGGCTGAAGACGGGAAGCGAGCAAGAACGGTATTCCGTATTCGTAGGCAGCTCGTCGAGCAAGCAGCAGGTGAATTTGGCGTTAGATGAAGCGTATGCATTAAGCAAGCCATTCCATGACGAGTTGACGCTAGGCGGCGTAGTCATTCCCGAACGGCATATGGTCAAGCATGACGAGCATGTACGGGTCGTCAATAAGATGAAGAACGGATGCAGCTTCTTCGTCTCGCAGGCTACCTATAATGTAGAAGCCTCCAAAAATTTCTTGTCGGATTATTATTATTACTGCACCGCCAATGAACTGGAAATGGTGCCGATCTTATTTAATATTGCGCCTTGCGGTTCCGCGAAAACGCTGGAGTTCATGAAGTGGCTTGGCATCAGCATTCCGAAATGGCTGGAAAACGATCTGAAGTATTCCCATGATGTCTTGGACAAGTCCATCAAGCTGACGCAAAAAATATTCGAAGAGCTGTTGGAGTTCGGAATCGAGAAAGGCATTCCGGTTGGCTGCAGCGTCGAAAGCGTCTCAACAAGGAAGGTGGAGATCGAAGCCTCCATCCAATTGGTGAAGGACATCAAAACCATCATGGACAAGCGGGTAAGCAGTCCTGCGATCATGATCTGA
- a CDS encoding GNAT family N-acetyltransferase, with protein MANFPTLETERLVLRQLRGEDAEDLFHYFAMDEVTRYYDVDSFTEQKQAEELINNWQQRFDRSLGYRWGITHKTEDRVIGTCGFHNWTKEHMKSEIGYELSPSVWNRGIMTEVLKAVIQFGFEELRLNRIEACIDPANSRSRKLLLRSGFLEEGLLREYFFEKNQFMDAAIFSLLKKDYLESR; from the coding sequence ATGGCTAATTTCCCCACGCTCGAAACGGAACGACTTGTCCTGCGGCAGCTGCGCGGTGAGGATGCAGAGGATCTATTCCATTATTTCGCCATGGACGAGGTTACGCGCTATTATGACGTGGACAGTTTCACAGAGCAGAAGCAGGCGGAAGAATTAATTAACAACTGGCAGCAGCGTTTTGACCGTTCGCTAGGGTATAGATGGGGCATCACGCACAAAACAGAGGATCGGGTTATTGGCACATGCGGCTTCCACAATTGGACGAAGGAGCATATGAAATCCGAGATCGGCTATGAGTTGTCGCCGTCCGTATGGAATCGGGGAATTATGACAGAAGTACTGAAAGCCGTGATTCAATTCGGATTTGAAGAGCTGCGGCTTAACCGCATCGAAGCATGCATCGACCCTGCGAACAGCCGTTCCAGAAAATTATTGCTGCGCTCGGGTTTTCTTGAAGAAGGACTGTTGCGCGAGTATTTTTTTGAAAAGAATCAATTTATGGACGCAGCGATCTTCTCCTTATTGAAGAAGGACTATTTGGAATCGAGGTGA
- a CDS encoding AAA family ATPase: MRRYQWVKWRSFIIWLVVLGIGFWLIYSGGPSVWMVTFSVLSLLLQLLFAVLFMIVQFAALFWFLARGRTYWILPGETGATWDDYRGNPEIVENAKRIVTLLKGVKAFKDMGGEAIRGFLLCGPPGTGKSYLAQVIANEAQVPFAYASAPSFQNMFFGVGNLKVMRIYKKARKLAKAYGACIIFIDEIDAIGMKRQSGGGMMGGMMGMGGGSGLLNELLLQMDPPNIDNTKIAKLLRMVGLRRKKAERPAVLTVAATNLPDVLDSALLRPGRFDRQLWIDTPDYDGRVDIFQYYLKKVRRDDTLTPEKAALDTIGYSPAQIKHIVNESVVIAHQRGALLAGYLDFRVAMETYEWGLKQPLRSMSDDEKRNVAYHEAGHAVAQYLLKPHERVWKVTIIRRGSALGLAATKPTHERYNRSDSEILASIQVCLAARAVEEEFLGKKLNGVTSDLQQATAMAGAYLGMVGMGDELFSFLATGSQAEALRMLRPKINELLKDQMQQVKKLVREHADFVHVIAEELLLQGDLTGEDIEGIYLSIYGRTRPEPPKVSARAMKETTAAEAKEEDQLPDAQPDDDSADEAGEDDKE, from the coding sequence ATGAGGAGATATCAGTGGGTGAAGTGGCGTTCGTTCATCATCTGGCTGGTGGTCCTCGGCATCGGGTTTTGGCTGATCTATTCCGGAGGACCGTCTGTCTGGATGGTTACGTTCAGTGTGCTCAGCTTGCTGCTCCAACTGCTTTTTGCCGTGCTGTTCATGATCGTTCAATTCGCGGCGCTCTTCTGGTTTCTTGCGCGAGGGCGAACGTACTGGATTTTGCCCGGAGAAACAGGGGCGACGTGGGACGATTACCGCGGGAATCCCGAAATTGTGGAAAACGCCAAGCGGATCGTAACGCTGCTGAAAGGTGTCAAAGCCTTCAAGGACATGGGCGGGGAAGCGATTCGGGGCTTCCTGCTGTGCGGCCCGCCAGGTACCGGGAAGTCTTATTTGGCGCAGGTTATTGCCAATGAGGCACAGGTGCCTTTCGCTTATGCGTCGGCACCGAGCTTCCAGAACATGTTCTTCGGCGTCGGCAATTTAAAGGTCATGCGGATCTACAAGAAAGCACGCAAGCTGGCGAAGGCCTATGGCGCATGCATTATTTTTATCGACGAGATCGATGCGATTGGGATGAAGAGGCAGTCCGGCGGCGGCATGATGGGCGGAATGATGGGCATGGGCGGCGGTTCGGGCCTGCTCAATGAATTGCTGCTGCAAATGGACCCGCCTAATATCGATAACACCAAGATAGCGAAGCTGCTTCGAATGGTGGGTCTGCGCCGGAAGAAGGCAGAGCGTCCCGCCGTGCTGACCGTTGCGGCGACGAACCTGCCCGATGTGCTGGATTCTGCGCTGCTGCGGCCAGGCCGGTTCGACCGCCAGCTGTGGATCGATACGCCGGACTATGACGGCCGGGTGGATATTTTCCAGTATTACTTGAAGAAGGTCAGACGGGATGATACGTTGACGCCGGAGAAGGCTGCGCTCGACACGATCGGGTATAGTCCGGCTCAGATTAAGCATATTGTGAACGAATCCGTCGTTATCGCACATCAGCGAGGGGCATTGCTTGCCGGCTATCTGGATTTCCGCGTCGCGATGGAAACGTACGAGTGGGGATTGAAGCAGCCGCTTCGCTCCATGAGCGACGACGAGAAGCGGAATGTCGCCTACCACGAAGCAGGCCATGCGGTTGCGCAGTATTTGCTCAAGCCGCATGAACGCGTATGGAAAGTAACGATCATTCGCCGCGGCAGCGCCCTTGGTTTAGCTGCGACGAAGCCGACGCATGAACGCTACAACCGGAGCGACAGCGAAATTCTCGCAAGCATCCAGGTCTGCTTGGCGGCGCGGGCGGTAGAGGAGGAATTCCTCGGGAAGAAGCTGAATGGGGTTACTTCCGATCTGCAGCAGGCGACGGCCATGGCTGGCGCATATCTCGGGATGGTGGGAATGGGCGACGAGTTGTTCAGCTTCCTCGCTACCGGTTCGCAGGCGGAGGCGCTTCGCATGCTGCGTCCGAAGATCAACGAGCTGTTAAAGGATCAGATGCAGCAGGTGAAGAAGCTGGTGCGGGAGCATGCCGATTTCGTGCATGTCATCGCGGAGGAGCTGCTGCTGCAGGGCGACCTTACGGGTGAAGATATTGAGGGTATCTATTTGTCCATCTACGGGCGTACACGTCCCGAACCGCCGAAGGTCTCGGCGCGGGCGATGAAAGAGACGACGGCAGCGGAGGCCAAGGAAGAGGATCAGCTGCCGGATGCGCAGCCGGATGATGATTCTGCGGATGAAGCGGGCGAGGACGATAAGGAATAG
- the modA gene encoding molybdate ABC transporter substrate-binding protein, whose protein sequence is MFKFIRGHAVWLLFMLMVSIMLTGCGGANKGASDSGTGAGSPAQPSTQGNPASPNSDSKPSDELVELIVSAAASMSDALQDVKQRYEAAHPSVAITYNLGASGALEKQIEQGAPVDLFLSASTKNMDALAEKQLIDPADQVDLLSNKLVVVVPKNAQAAVASIADLAKPEVKKLAIGIPESVPAGSYAKEALNGAKLWDKVQAKTVQGKDVRQVLQYVETGNADAGFVYRTDALTSKQVSIAFTVDSAAYSAILYPGAIVKATKHPQEAADFFTYLQSSEAQGIFAAYGFNVIK, encoded by the coding sequence TTGTTTAAATTCATTCGAGGCCATGCGGTTTGGTTATTGTTCATGTTAATGGTGTCGATCATGCTGACGGGCTGCGGCGGCGCGAACAAGGGAGCGAGCGACAGCGGGACGGGAGCCGGCAGCCCGGCGCAGCCGTCAACGCAAGGTAACCCTGCCTCGCCGAACAGCGATTCGAAGCCTTCCGATGAACTTGTCGAGCTCATCGTATCTGCTGCGGCCAGTATGTCCGATGCATTGCAAGACGTGAAGCAGCGTTACGAAGCGGCGCATCCGAGCGTGGCGATTACGTATAATCTTGGCGCTTCGGGCGCGCTTGAGAAGCAGATCGAGCAGGGGGCGCCGGTCGATTTGTTTCTGTCCGCTTCAACGAAGAATATGGATGCCTTGGCTGAGAAGCAGCTGATCGATCCCGCAGATCAAGTGGATCTGCTCTCCAATAAGCTGGTTGTCGTCGTTCCGAAGAATGCACAAGCAGCCGTCGCTTCCATTGCCGATCTCGCGAAGCCTGAGGTGAAGAAGCTTGCCATCGGCATCCCGGAGAGCGTGCCGGCCGGCAGCTATGCCAAGGAAGCCTTGAACGGCGCGAAGCTGTGGGATAAGGTCCAAGCCAAAACCGTGCAGGGCAAGGATGTGAGGCAGGTGCTGCAGTATGTCGAGACTGGCAATGCAGATGCAGGTTTCGTGTATCGGACGGACGCGCTGACCTCGAAGCAGGTCAGTATCGCTTTTACCGTGGATTCCGCTGCTTACTCGGCGATCCTGTATCCGGGCGCGATTGTGAAAGCAACGAAGCACCCGCAGGAGGCGGCTGATTTCTTTACTTATCTTCAGTCCAGCGAGGCGCAGGGCATATTTGCAGCATACGGATTTAATGTCATTAAATAA
- a CDS encoding WecB/TagA/CpsF family glycosyltransferase: MIAANYPQVTVAGRQHGFFDASEDERIVSDIQSLRPDLLIVALGAPKAERWIHAYKDRLQATVAMGVGGSLDILAGKVKRAPRLWQQLHAEWLYRLLHQPSRWRRQLILPRFAIRAIFFKEARGT, translated from the coding sequence GTGATTGCGGCGAATTACCCACAGGTAACCGTAGCTGGCAGGCAGCATGGGTTCTTTGATGCGTCGGAGGATGAGCGTATCGTATCGGACATTCAGTCGCTGCGCCCAGATCTGCTGATTGTTGCTCTGGGCGCCCCAAAGGCCGAGCGCTGGATTCATGCTTATAAGGATCGGCTGCAAGCAACCGTGGCAATGGGCGTGGGCGGGAGCTTGGACATTCTGGCCGGCAAAGTGAAACGGGCGCCGCGCCTCTGGCAGCAGCTGCACGCGGAGTGGCTGTACCGGCTGCTCCATCAGCCGTCCAGATGGAGGAGGCAGCTGATCCTGCCCCGATTCGCGATCCGAGCGATCTTCTTCAAGGAAGCGCGGGGTACATAA
- a CDS encoding MFS transporter: MTQTTVLHPPRNPAIWMLLGVSFAHLLNDAMQTAVPASFPLFQSSMHLNFTQIGWVAFMLNITASVLQPLIGFMSDRRPMPNLLPLGMVFSLIGVLGFAYADALWMLLAAAVFIGIGSSVLHPESSRVARMAAGRGRGMAQSVFQVGGNTGQALAPLLVAFVLLPLGQHGFLWFTITAVAGIAVQFVISRWYAGQLALAPAKPKAGAGADRNTQSPHKPMFILGTMSLLIVLLFSKFVYIAGMTGFYSFYFMDHYHLPLSRAQICLFVLQFAGMAGTLLGGPLADRFGRKTMIWISIAGTAPFSLLLPYASPAFAMVLCGAIGLILMSGFSVIIVYAQELMPRHVGTVSGLFFGLAFGMAGLGSVVLGWLMDTTSYSFVITLCSFLPLLGLCAFLLPRDAKLMRKSEVKA; the protein is encoded by the coding sequence ATGACTCAAACTACCGTCCTCCATCCGCCGCGCAATCCCGCCATCTGGATGCTGCTCGGCGTCAGCTTCGCCCATCTGCTTAACGATGCCATGCAGACGGCCGTTCCTGCCTCATTCCCGTTGTTTCAGTCATCCATGCATCTCAACTTTACTCAAATCGGCTGGGTCGCCTTCATGCTCAACATTACCGCCTCCGTGCTTCAGCCGTTGATCGGCTTCATGTCCGACCGCAGGCCGATGCCGAATTTGCTCCCGCTCGGCATGGTGTTCTCGCTGATCGGCGTGCTGGGCTTCGCCTATGCGGATGCCTTGTGGATGCTTCTTGCCGCAGCCGTCTTCATCGGCATCGGGTCATCCGTGCTGCATCCGGAATCGTCCCGCGTCGCGCGAATGGCGGCAGGCCGCGGACGAGGCATGGCGCAGTCGGTGTTCCAAGTGGGCGGCAACACGGGACAAGCCCTCGCACCGCTCTTGGTCGCCTTCGTCCTTCTTCCGCTTGGACAGCACGGCTTCCTATGGTTCACGATCACAGCGGTCGCCGGCATTGCCGTCCAGTTCGTGATCAGCCGCTGGTACGCGGGCCAATTGGCCTTGGCGCCGGCGAAGCCCAAAGCTGGCGCGGGCGCAGACCGTAATACGCAGTCGCCGCATAAGCCGATGTTTATTCTCGGGACGATGTCGCTGCTGATCGTGCTGTTGTTTTCCAAATTCGTGTACATTGCCGGCATGACGGGCTTCTACTCGTTCTATTTCATGGATCATTACCATTTGCCGCTCTCGCGCGCTCAGATTTGCTTGTTCGTGCTGCAATTTGCCGGCATGGCCGGCACGCTGCTCGGCGGACCGCTCGCCGACCGATTCGGGCGCAAGACCATGATTTGGATTTCCATTGCCGGAACGGCGCCGTTCTCCTTGCTGCTGCCTTACGCGAGCCCAGCCTTCGCGATGGTGCTTTGCGGCGCCATCGGCCTCATTCTGATGTCGGGCTTCTCCGTCATCATCGTCTATGCGCAGGAGCTGATGCCTCGCCACGTAGGGACGGTATCCGGCCTCTTCTTCGGCCTTGCCTTCGGCATGGCGGGTCTCGGCTCCGTCGTGCTCGGCTGGCTGATGGACACGACGAGCTATTCGTTCGTCATCACCTTGTGCTCGTTCCTACCGCTTCTTGGGCTATGCGCCTTCCTGCTGCCGCGCGATGCCAAATTAATGAGAAAATCTGAAGTGAAGGCCTGA